taagaaagaaagataggagaaaaagaTGGTGTGTTCAATTTTTTCTACttacaaaaattaacaattaacattttttgataaaaaaatatatatgacttttattacataatatttaacatattaacTTGTTTTTGTagattgttattaatatttttttaatacaattcaatataaaagatgaaaagaaagtaaaaagcattaatggaataaatattttagtaaaactGCAAGAACTAAATCATATCTAACCAGAAAAGATTGATttggtttaatttgatttaaaataaaattatgactcaacttatttttaaaaaaattatattttttatcatcataattattgCAATATTACTAAGAAGTGATAGTGATAAAAGTAATAATGATAAAGATAATGACAATAAAAGTTGTCAATCAGACAAAAAGGACcaacaataataatgataattataatagaTATAATTATGTCATGGAGGAGTGATACTAAAGGTGATAAAGTTAGTGTTTTTGAATTAAATAcatcaaattaagaaaaaaataataaaaatcgtATACTAACTAGTGTAATAAAACTCCTAACACGTACATCTAAACTTAACATGGAAGAATTCTTTtggaaagataaaaacaaacagaaaaagGACTAATTCTTACATACGCAATGCCTACCGCATTAGCAAGGCAAGTATAAATTTCCCAACTTATGTATTGAATTCCAGAAATTAATAATGGAAGGCGAAGGGGTAAACTATTTAATACTGCAAATAAATACCAATATTAGTATCAAACTTATATACGTAcaagtataaataaaaagataagaagGGGTATAAATTTCCCAACCTTTATCTTCAATTCTAGACATTAATAATGGAAGGCAAAATAGTAAACTATTTAATACTATCAGTAAATACCAATTACAAATGTTGAGAACCGAATCTAACCGAgtgtaaaattaaaaaccacGGAAAAATCGATGaccattgatttgattttttttctttacaaatgTGCACTTCGGTTCAATTTACGGTTGATTTGACATACAGAAACTAAATTAAACCCATCCCGAtaagttaaattattattatttaagttgaATTGTTACTTCCTAGTTGAATAGTTATTATTCAAGtattattaaacttaaaaataattagtattttaagtttaactgttaaaatttttgttgttcatttatattattaattgttaaattagttattatttaagttttatttaattaataaaaaaattaatatttactagtagaattttaaaattgaaaaaacgaAATCAAACCAAATGGCAAAATTTAAATCGGACCAAACCAAGAAagattagttaaaattaaatttcataaataatttaaatcaagtCAAGGGAAActgtattatatttaattttcttgcttgattcaaattaattttaagtaaaaatccCAGAAAAACCTATGCATCAAACTTCATACATTGATGTATGTGACAATGTAAGATGGGTAGTCATGCAAAAGTTGTTCTTAGACCCTAATTTCTCGCAACCATATTCTTCTCTAGGAATCCCCCAATTTACAGATCTATCTAATGGCATTTAGCGCTGTCTCTAAAGATGGACCACTATACATCATGTGCCTCATGTGGCATGAGGCAACCCAGGGTTTGAGggtaattagttttatatattatcatcaTGTAAAAGAAATGCTTATGAGTGATCAGTTTATTATGACACAAGATGTTAAACTAATGTTACTAAAGTACGAAAGAATCTGAATCAGAATAGGCCGAGAAATTATGGTTCAGAAATCCTATCTTTCATCATCAATGAGACTACAACATCATGGGTAGAGTAAAACCACAACTAGCCAGTGATTCCCGTGACACTTCTTCACTCTGCACAAAAGTTAACAACCCCAAAACCAACCCCTTTTTATGTATGTGTCTTCTACAATAACAATAACCTCTGCTACACTCTATCACCCTACACTCCCTCTCTTGTTCCATCACTTCTCCGAGAGAGTAAAACAGTTAACTTTATAGTTTTTGGATATATCAGCCAAAAGGGGTGTGAAAGAACACAATGCAACAAAGTTCAGCTTCAGGGTCATTGATGAAGCAACTGAGTGTGAAGGAGGCTTGGAAATCAACATCAAGTAGGTGGAGTGGGAAGGACAAGTATAGCAGTGTTGGGGGAGGGAGCATTGAGGGGTGTGAGGCAAGTTTGAGCCAAATGGAAGGTTTTTCTATGTATGGGAATGAGGACAATAATGGGGTGGTGATGGGGAAGAAGAgagtgatggtggtggtggatcacACTTCTCATTCCAAGCATGCAATGATGTGGGCACTCACTCATGTAGCTAATAAGGGTGATTTGCTCACTTTGCTTCATGTTGTACCTACTCATAGGGGTTCTGAATCTTCTTGCTCTACCTATCTTGTCAATCATCTTGGTTCACTTTGCAAAGATTGCAAGCCAGAGGTAAAATCCTGAATCATAGTCATAATACTAATTAGTAACATGTTACTCGAGTCTTGAATTTCATTTCTTAAGGTTAAGGATGGAGAACTTATTAGGCTATGTCCTTTCTCTCCATTTTCCTTTCCTTGGATTAATTGATGTGAGGGGTGGACATTGACACATTGTGTTTGGTAGATCTTGAATTCTTTATTGAAGTTGTGGGAGCTAAGAAGTTCcttactttttttctcttttacattatttaaaaaatttaagtatatTTCTTTTGCCCATAATGTTTGTTcaaacttttttctcttctttagaGGCCAAAAGGGTCTGAGATTCTTGTATTATTCCAatctttaattttcactttCCAAAAAGAAATTATGAGGATGCTCTGATGCTTCTTCAGCTTTTCATTGCACTTTccccatttgaaaaataaaagttaaatttactGACTCCATCTTGGTGTAACATAGGTGGAAGTGGAAGCACTTGTTATCCAAGGACCAAAACTGGCCACAGTGATGAGCCAAGTGAAGAAGCTGGAGGTTTCTCTCTTGGTATTGGGCCAAAAGAAGCCCTCTCCTCTACTTAGCTGGTAGGATTTTCATCATCCATCCTTCAATGCAATTTTCCAAACCTTCAATCTCAATTCACAAACCTTGAaactcctttttcttttcctaatttGGCTCTTTGCACTTTATGCAGAGTGATAACAGATAATTTAGAAATCAATACTTTAAGATTCTGATTAAGCCCTTGAGGATTGGTCTTATAACTAGTAAAAAATGAAGTTTGTCAGAATAAATTGAGAGCTACACCAGGAGCCAAAGTCTtatgatgattaaaaaaataattaagattttgaTAACTTTATGATCtactttattatatatttacatcTACTTCATCACAATTTTAATTGCTGTTTCTCAGTTAACCATTATTCTATACTCTACCTTCTAAAATGCAtcgcttttttttataatgcacCGACTAATCTAGAGCAGCCaatatagtttaattttcatatattattgtcctaaaaatcttttacattatcaatcTATTAGAATCTAATAGAAATtactttaacataatttttaggataattattatcaaaattgacaattttactatacaaatttaattattttacatctaattaaattattgatttatatacTGTATTATTAACATGATGTTAAACAGTACTACATgataatgtaacaaaaaaaaaaacaggatatgataaaataatcaaatgttATTGGAGCATatacaaacaatttttaaaaaatttacttaacgTTTGCTTTAAAACGAGTTCACTATTTGAAGTTCAATTCATTAATTTCTGCAGCCTGTGTGGAAGCAACAGTATCAGCAGCTCAGAGGAGTTTGCTGAGCACTGCATCAACAATGCAGAATGCTTGACAGTAGGAGTAAGGAAGAGAAGCCAAGGTAACAATGGCTACCTCATCAGCACAAGGTGGCAGAAGAACTTCTGGCTACTGGCTTAAAAATTTCGAGTTCTTAACTTTAGTTACCAGCTATAGTTAGGATCtcacaaacaaaaaaaggggtcAAATGGGAAAattaacacaataataataatatgtacCTCCTGTTCTAGTTCTAACTACATTGTCATTGTACTCATGATGTGACTCGGTGGCATCAATTTAGTTCTATACTATGATTAATGAAACATGATTGTGACCAATAACTTCTTTCAGCGTTTTTTAGAGTTTATGATTCTTCTACTTCACCGTTTGAAATTTAAGTGTACGGTATAGAGAATggttgaaaaaaataacattttggtGAAATCATATCTAGCACGGACCACCACCAACTATAGAGGAAGGACCACAATGCAGGAGGTAGAAGAAATCATTTACATAAAGCATTAAATTCCAccacttcttttttattttggtaagtGTAACACAACACGTATAGAAATAGTGGTAGTAAGTAGTAACCTATCTGTAACAGCTTTTTCTTTATGCAAACGAAGGAAAGCTCAAGGCATCACATCAGGGGAAACCTATTAGTAACAACTTGGCAACAAATAAAATCgagtaaaatatgattttttttctttcaatatctttttttagtCCTCATTGATTGGTTTTAGTCCTTAAACTATTtttccatttaatttttagtttctgcCATCAAGTTCTCCCTTTAAAATGATGACCTGATGATTGATTTGTGATGTTTAACTTTTcgatagttaaaaattatcataaaattgagACAATAGATCCACAGCTAAACAAACGTACAAATGTACAATTGCAATAGTTTCTAGTACCTTTAATcacaaatgcaatttttttaacacaaaccCATAATAGAACACGTTTAGTTAAAATGGTTGTGACACACGTTTCAATGCAATTCAAttgataaaagtaaaatgaaagtaaaacgAAAAAACAAAATCTTGATCCTTTAGTAAAAATACTTTTCTATCTGATTTTTAAACATATACCATGGTTTTATTCATTTCATAATTAGGTAGCCTCCATAACTTGAGTATTTTATTTAGAGTTTAACAGTCATGTCTTTTCTGTTTTATGCTATCAACCAATCAAggattctttttaatataattttaaaaaaattataaaagtcaataaatttataatatattaagatttCAGCTTGTAATTAGTTACAGTATATAAAtgttttacatatattatttattctttcattTAAGTTATAACTTTTCTACATGATACTGAAAACATATATTGTCAGTGGAGTTGGGATTAAGTAAGTGGTTAGCCATATAGAGATTTAATCTTCATTGTTACCTATATACCAAAACAATTCAATGCCAATAGATGTCGTGAATCACATGTATCAAACAGTTACACACATTATTAGTGTTGAATACTAGCAACCAAGTAACCTAACTTTATATCAAAAATCAAACAGGAACTGTTAGTTTTGTCCATTCAATTCTCTTCCCTCACCACcccacctttgtcatcatccaTTCAATTCATTTGGACTTGCAAAAACAATTAGAATTATATTAACCACTGTcctaaaatattgattaaggaTCGTTATCGATGTACTGACGggatcttaattaattaaggaatactagttattatttttaaataattttaattacttgaaataacaaatattaaataacatttatgttataatataatagacttaattataattttagttccaATTTAATAATTTGATCTATGCTATGATTTATTGTTCATGGAAAATCGTAGCATGCACATTGATAAGATCCTTCTAGTCATTCCacaaatttagtatttttttcaagaattaggtgcctattattttaaataattatataattttttatctattcattaatttgtcatttaatatttaataaaaataccaCCGACTTTACATCCATCCAGATTTGCCACTCCACCACACTTGTTTGCATTTGTTAAATATTGGATATCAAATTAATAGATAAaccaaaattatacaattaaaataatagaatcaaatttatcaacaacaaaaaaatcaaaaattgtTGGCACAAATGATTTAACACTTGAATTCTTTAACCAAGGTCTAAGATTTAATCCCTGACTTGAACATGAAATCAcaactaaaaatatcattttatctcAAAATAAGTCGACCCAATGAGAAAAGGATTAGTTGAACACCAAATAAAAAACTCCAAATACCTCTTggttacaacaaaaaaaattgccaAAAAAGAGGACCAAATTCACAAAATGGTAATAAAACAACCAAAAGTATAGTAAGTCTCAATAATtccattttaacaaaaaaaaaatatttgtttcctTAACGAACTAATAACTAGGTCTATCATCGCATGTATGCTGTAGTCGTATCATATCAGGATTCAGAGGCAAAATAGAAAAATGGAGACATAAAAATTACATCGAAATCAAGCCATCAAAAGccagacaaaaaaaaagggggcaaGATAAAgtgcttcaaaaaaaaaaaactatgtattAAAAACTGGAAAATCTAACGTAACAAATAATCAAAGTCACTTTTATACCCTTTAGCTATCACTGCCTTTACAAACGGCAGAAACCTCATTCATTCATAGCCTAAACTAAACCAATTATTATTAGACTTTATCATCTAATTTGTCATTTACAAGTGGAAGCAACTCCATCTTATTCCTAGGAGTCCTTGGTGTCCTTGGGGTTCCTGGAACTGGTGGCTGTTGGGAGAGCAAATGCCTCACATAACCATAGAATGTACATCCAACAAGTGTCACGGCACATCCAACAGAATTTAAATATGATATGGGGTTCCTAAAAATTAGCCAGGAGACAAGGACAGCAACAGCAACCTGTACAAAAAGCATGATTTATTGTCAATTGCTGAAAATGAAGGATAACTATGGTTCAAGACATCAAACATCACAGTTTGGTTTCACCACTCACACCCATCAATCATACAACCCTTGTGTCAATATTTATATGgtatttggttttatttatCTACTTGCATgggtattattttgtttttcctgCAAACCAAACAAGGAATCccttctttccctttttcaaACCAATCAGTACACTGGTGATTTACATGCAACGTTGAAGTGTAGAATTCAACAGCTTATATGAAACTATGGAGTAAGGGATTTATAAGGCAGAAAGTACCGTAAAAAGTGCATTACCAAGGAACAATGACTATGTGGCTACAATTTCTCCAGGTATTAAATAGGAAAATATGAAGAGTTTCTCAAGCAATACATGAATGAACCAACTGAAAACAAAATCATGAACCCAAAATTTAAGACCAAATAATGTAGTAGCTTGAAGCATTTGATTCTGCCTGATAGAACTCACCTTAAGGTTTCCAGCAACATTAAATGTTACAGCAGTGGTGGAATGAATCACATAAAAAATGGAGAAGTTAAGGCAGAACGCCAAAACTCCAGAGCTGAAAATAATGATCAGGGCTGACCAAGGATATGGATGAGTACTTAGCCACTCAAGAACTCCATTGCCTTCAAGTAACAAAGCCGGTATTGCCAAGATCATGGTTGCAAAAGGGGCCATGTAATAAACAGTGTTTATGCTAAAAGTACAAAAAAGAACAATTAGCATATGTACTGCAGAAAAATGATGCCACAGCAATGCAGAGAATGTACACacaaacaaaatagaagaaggtATAGCAAAGCTAAGGCAAAATCAGGTAAAAAAAGGGAATGGTAAAGTCACCACTTACCCAGCAGCAccactttcctttttcttttaaaattaatggataaaataagatgcaagaaaaaaaaaatatgagggGATTTTGATCTGAAATGTACCCATAGATGTTACAACAAAAAATCTATCTAGTAACTACAATGGGAAAGATTTTCATACTCCTCCAGGTATTTGATTGAAACCTTTGGAAGCTAATTGACACAAAAAGAGGCTAAAGCAAGATCCCCATGTAGCAtaaatctcttatttttttaatcaaggaATTCCAAATATTAGTCCATTTAGGATACAATATTTGgagaaaagaagataaaagcatTATCAATGAATAATGAAGAAAGTCCTCCCGCTGAGTTATGTACACCCAAGGTCTACCCAAACACATGTAGACATGTAGTTAACCACATATGACAGTCAATAACCTCATGATACTATTAACCACTCGTGAGACAAAATTAATCACCATTAGACATTTGAATAACCTCATGACACTATTAACCTCATTGACAATTGATAATTATATACAATTACAATCATATTCAATTACTCCTAACCACTTGTGTTGTGTGgcaaattaatcatatatacaCATAATTAACCACATGTCACCATATAAGTGGACAATTCCAAGTGGGTCAAATATCATTATTCATTATCAATAGGGGAGGTTTTACAATCCATCTAATCCATCCATGTATAAATCCAACCAATCCATCcagttgaaaaattaaagattaataaatTGGTTGGATTGGATCACCATTTGTTGTTGGACAGAGAATGAATCATCCACAACATATTTTGTAATCCATTAGATCAAGTAATCAAAAGTTCATGGTTGGGATGGGTCTTTAAGGGACACAGGTATTGGACTCTAAGGTGTTTGGatgaaaaatgtatataaatattggctaacaattttttataaattccaGAAAATATTGACTAACATGCACCTGTCAAATGGACTACAAATACCAAAAAGAAGGCAAGGCATAAAAAGTTTGCACCTGTCAAATTTGTATCCATGCAACAGAGACTCTGCAAGGATAGTCTTTGTAGATGTAGCCAAACAGCCCAATAAGGCAGCACAAAACCCAAATGCATTAAAGCTAAGCTCTGTAACAGACGTGAGAAGAATCCCTCCAACAATGGGGATAAGAGAAGCCCAAATACGCCAGTCAAAATATTTCCTCCAAACTAGCCATTGCAAAACAACTGCAGAAGTTCACCAAAATCAGATGAAAATGtccttcaaaattcaaatcacaACATAAAGCAGAACACCAGAACCAACTATTAATCTTACCTGTTGTTGCTGGGGTGAATGATTTTATTGTCTGCATAAAAGAAACCGGTATATATCGTAGGCTCACATTCCCCAGCACAATGTTAATACAGAACACAAATGACATAGGAAAGATTCTTCTCCAGCGGTCTTCAGGGTCAACAGTTATCAGTGGTTTAAGCTTCAGCACCTTAATCACCACATATCCTCCAATGGCCGAGCAGATGAAGTGGATGCAGGATACCGACAGTGGAAACTTGAAATCCAATTTCtgcaaaagagaaataaaaaaaaaacttaaatttaaaggaTTTGTTACAATCCATACAAATtgagaaattaataaatgtgGAGGGAGCAATGAAGAGTGATATACCTTTATcctcaaaaatagaaaaagaacataaaagaTCTAAACAATCTGAGGATCAACATCATGCAAGctcctaacaaaaaaaaaaaccttcatcCCACACATCAAAGCCATTGCAGAAACTTTTAGGCCATGATATAATTTGTCACTACTTAATCCCACTCACACCCATCTTgatcattttatttcattttaaggGCACACTACATATGTTCTGGTCACACACACTGTTCTACTTCAATATGTATTGTGGTGCTCGACTAAACAAACTAAGAATTTGTCTTGTTAGACCCCTCGCTGAGAATTGATATGGTATGGAAATTCCAAGATGGTAAGTGAGGTTAATCCTTATTCATGAACTAGTTTTTGGGGTTAAGTCCAAATCAAAATTCCAAGATGATATTAGAAATTATCCTTATCCTAATGGTTGTTGTTGGGCATATCAGACCATCCGTTGTCGGGTCGTTATTGAATCAGCCACAAATGTCGAATCCTACAAAAACTTCAAACTCAATATGTCTGTAAGGAGTATACAATTGGAAGGCAACCCTCATCTCATATGAGCTAGCTTTTAGGTTTAATTAGGCTCAACCCCAAATTCTAAGATATATCATTAAACAAAACCACTCCTTAGACATTGCAACGGACCTAGCTTACTGACCAAAGATGTATAGTGCTATAACCAAAAAGTGTATGCAGCTTCTGAAGTTTCCTGATATCAAGTGTTCAGGCTTTGGCATGCTAAGTTCCTAACGGGTGGATCTTATCAAAACTCCAGAGATCATAAAAATGTTCAGATACAAacccacacacacaaaaaaagaaaagaaaaaaaactcccAAACAATCCCCACACaatataataacattattattaatagtaaattattaatatcatattatCATTCCTTATTGTGTTGAAATGTAATTAcataaaatgatcaaatttgcaattaattcaaaagaaaaagaaaaaaagaaaacagaattGTGAAGGGATTTGaaagaagcaataaaaaaagtgtgaataattattataattataacaagAATTGGGTAAAGAAAtaacgagagagagagagaaacctgGAAGATCCACTTGTTGATGATAATGACAGTGACATTGAAAGCCCACCACTGAAGGATAGCCAAGAGAGATCTAAACACGCTCCACTGGCAAATAACCCCTTCTTCCATCACCCGACCCAGATGGTTTCGGTGCCCCCACTACCTCGGAGAAAAACGAATCTGTGTTCGGTAACGGTGaagacaaaggaagaagaagaactctTCTTTCTTCCACTCTGAATATTGGGTGATTTGGGAATTGGGAcacaaataactttttatttaatgtggTAATTAGTATAATCCCTAAacgtttctttctttttgcctcCTCgtatgtttctttctttctcttcctgTATAGTGTCTTAGGTTACTTTATTAGGCCGTGGAAATTATGCTTGAAATTAAATGCTTAATCCCGTTCTTTCTCTTACACGCAGTCCCTAATCCCTATTCCTCCCAATGTTTGAGACCTTTTAGGTTTGGTCAAATCTAATTAATCAAACCTATAAATATATGATAGTTTTAAATTCTTTTGTCAATTTTCTTAtgtttgagtaaaaagtgaatgtattttatatttttctataaatataggATAATTTTAAAtcctctttttatttataaaaaatattaaataaaaaattattattattatgtgtataA
The genomic region above belongs to Glycine max cultivar Williams 82 chromosome 14, Glycine_max_v4.0, whole genome shotgun sequence and contains:
- the LOC100817042 gene encoding UDP-galactose transporter 1; translated protein: MEEGVICQWSVFRSLLAILQWWAFNVTVIIINKWIFQKLDFKFPLSVSCIHFICSAIGGYVVIKVLKLKPLITVDPEDRWRRIFPMSFVFCINIVLGNVSLRYIPVSFMQTIKSFTPATTVVLQWLVWRKYFDWRIWASLIPIVGGILLTSVTELSFNAFGFCAALLGCLATSTKTILAESLLHGYKFDSINTVYYMAPFATMILAIPALLLEGNGVLEWLSTHPYPWSALIIIFSSGVLAFCLNFSIFYVIHSTTAVTFNVAGNLKVAVAVLVSWLIFRNPISYLNSVGCAVTLVGCTFYGYVRHLLSQQPPVPGTPRTPRTPRNKMELLPLVNDKLDDKV
- the LOC100816511 gene encoding uncharacterized protein, with product MQQSSASGSLMKQLSVKEAWKSTSSRWSGKDKYSSVGGGSIEGCEASLSQMEGFSMYGNEDNNGVVMGKKRVMVVVDHTSHSKHAMMWALTHVANKGDLLTLLHVVPTHRGSESSCSTYLVNHLGSLCKDCKPEVEVEALVIQGPKLATVMSQVKKLEVSLLVLGQKKPSPLLSCLCGSNSISSSEEFAEHCINNAECLTVGVRKRSQGNNGYLISTRWQKNFWLLA